The following are encoded together in the Daucus carota subsp. sativus chromosome 5, DH1 v3.0, whole genome shotgun sequence genome:
- the LOC108219677 gene encoding mitogen-activated protein kinase homolog NTF3, whose amino-acid sequence MATPVEPPNGIRVQGKHYFMMWQALFEIDTKYVPVKPIGRGAYGIVCSSINRESNEKVAIKKIHNAFDNRVDALRTLREIKLLRHLRHENVIALKDVMMPTQRRTFKDVYLVYELMDTDLHQIIKSSQALSNDHCQYFLYQLLRGLKYLHSANILHRDLKPGNLLINANCDLKICDFGLARTSSGKGQFMTEYVVTRWYRAPELLLCCDNYGTSIDVWSVGCIFAELLGRKPLFPGTECLNQLKLIINILGSQSENDIEFIDNRKARNFIKSLPYSLGTPFPDLYPHAHPLAIDLLQKMLVFDPAKRISVTDALQHPYMSSLYDPNCNPPAQVPIDLDIDEDLREDMIREMMWFEMLHYHPEAVASSMGVN is encoded by the exons ATGGCAACTCCGGTGGAGCCTCCGAATGGGATCAGAGTCCAAGGAAAGCATTACTTTATGATGTGGCAAGCTTTGTTTGAAATTGACACTAAATATGTTCCTGTCAAGCCTATTGGTAGAGGAGCTTACGGCATCGTATGCTCTTCGATTAACAGAGAAAGTAATGAGAAGGTAGCAATAAAGAAGATTCATAATGCCTTTGATAACCGTGTTGATGCTTTAAGGACACTGCGTGAAATAAAGCTCCTGCGCCATCTGAGACATGAAAATGTAATAGCTTTAAAAGATGTTATGATGCCTACCCAAAGGAGAACTTTTAAGGACGTTTACTTGGTTTATGAGCTTATGGATACGGACTTGCATCAGATTATCAAGTCGTCTCAAGCACTTTCAAATGATCATTGCCAATATTTTCTATATCAG TTGCTCCGAGGTCTCAAGTATCTGCATTCAGCTAATATTCTTCATCGTGACCTTAAGCCTGGCAACCTACTTATAAATGCAAATTGTGACCTAAAAATCTGTGACTTTGGTCTCGCCCGTACTAGTAGTGGAAAGGGTCAATTTATGACAGAGTATGTTGTTACGCGCTGGTATAGGGCACCAGAGCTACTCCTTTGCTGCGATAACTATGGGACATCCATCGACGTGTGGTCTGTTGGGTGCATATTTGCAGAGCTTCTCGGGCGCAAACCCCTATTTCCTGGTACAGAGTGTCTTAACCAACTCAAACTGATAATCAACATTCTTGGCAGCCAGAGTGAAAACGATATTGAATTCATTGACAATCGAAAGGCTAGAAATTTCATAAAGTCACTTCCATATTCCCTTGGAACCCCATTTCCCGACCTGTATCCCCATGCCCATCCATTAGCAATTGATCTACTCCAGAAGATGCTTGTTTTCGACCCTGCAAAGAGAATTAGTGTAACTGATGCACTACAACACCCTTACATGTCTTCTTTGTATGATCCTAACTGTAATCCTCCAGCCCAAGTTCCGATTGATCTTGACATAGACGAGGATTTAAGAGAAGATATGATAAGGGAGATGATGTGGTTTGAAATGCTTCACTACCATCCTGAAGCTGTTGCATCCAGTATGGGAGTAAATTGA